From a single Pseudoalteromonas nigrifaciens genomic region:
- a CDS encoding MFS transporter, with protein sequence MTASSLNSREKRAAISLASVFAFRMLGLFMLMPVLAIYGQSLEGFSPIWIGFAIGAYGLTQAVLQIPMGRLSDKIGRKKVIVGGLLMFALGSVIAALADSIQMVTVGRALQGMGAIASALLAFASDLSRDEQRPKVMAVIGMSIGMSFAFAMLLGPIVAASWGISGVFWLTAILAIIGIFIVTMLVPNAVNKAPKGDTLASFSDIKKLIKHPQLARLNAGVLLLHLTLTTIFVVLPSQLIKDGLVADNHWHLYIPVLFLAFLLMVPIMIIAIKKEKEKQAFIGSVILLMLSMLAMSVWVNSIVGIAVCMLLYFVAFNFLEATMPALVSRIAPASQKGSAMGGYSTSQFLGAFLGGMLGGYVAQTTTTQAVFAAAALVGLIWLIIAWKMQVPPKSKVISLMTKLDSEEQAQSLASLLVALPGVIEATVVRDESRSYLKINDKEFDLDQARKVAGLI encoded by the coding sequence ATGACCGCATCTTCACTTAATTCACGAGAAAAACGCGCTGCCATATCGCTAGCTAGTGTGTTTGCATTTAGAATGCTCGGCTTATTTATGCTGATGCCTGTATTAGCTATTTATGGCCAATCATTGGAGGGCTTTTCGCCTATCTGGATAGGCTTTGCTATTGGCGCGTATGGGTTAACCCAAGCGGTGTTGCAAATACCTATGGGCCGACTGTCTGATAAAATTGGCCGTAAAAAGGTTATTGTTGGCGGCTTACTAATGTTTGCGCTGGGTTCGGTAATAGCTGCATTAGCCGATTCAATTCAAATGGTTACAGTTGGGCGTGCGCTACAAGGCATGGGCGCTATAGCCAGTGCATTACTGGCATTTGCTTCCGATTTAAGCCGCGATGAACAACGCCCTAAAGTAATGGCCGTTATTGGTATGAGCATAGGCATGAGCTTTGCGTTTGCTATGTTACTTGGGCCAATCGTTGCTGCCTCGTGGGGTATTTCGGGGGTATTTTGGTTAACCGCAATATTAGCTATAATCGGCATATTTATAGTGACTATGCTAGTGCCTAATGCGGTTAATAAAGCCCCTAAAGGCGATACCCTCGCCAGCTTTAGCGATATTAAAAAATTAATTAAACACCCGCAGTTAGCGCGCTTAAATGCGGGCGTATTACTATTACATTTAACCCTCACTACTATTTTTGTAGTGTTACCGAGTCAGCTTATTAAAGATGGCTTAGTGGCCGATAATCACTGGCATTTATATATCCCAGTATTATTTTTAGCTTTTTTATTAATGGTGCCTATTATGATAATCGCCATTAAAAAAGAGAAAGAAAAGCAGGCATTTATTGGCTCCGTTATACTGTTAATGTTGAGCATGCTGGCTATGTCGGTATGGGTTAACAGTATTGTAGGTATTGCTGTTTGTATGCTGTTGTATTTTGTTGCATTTAACTTTTTAGAAGCCACCATGCCAGCGCTAGTATCACGTATTGCACCAGCAAGCCAAAAAGGTTCTGCCATGGGTGGGTATTCTACTAGCCAGTTTTTAGGTGCCTTTTTAGGCGGTATGCTTGGCGGTTATGTAGCACAAACCACAACAACGCAAGCGGTGTTTGCGGCAGCGGCACTTGTTGGGTTAATATGGCTTATTATTGCGTGGAAAATGCAAGTCCCACCCAAAAGTAAAGTTATTAGCTTAATGACCAAATTAGACTCAGAAGAGCAAGCACAGTCGCTTGCTTCTCTGTTAGTTGCTTTACCTGGCGTAATAGAAGCAACTGTAGTGCGCGACGAAAGCCGCAGCTACTTAAAGATTAATGATAAAGAATTTGACCTAGACCAAGCACGTAAAGTAGCTGGTTTAATCTAA
- a CDS encoding cytochrome-c peroxidase, whose product MRLLFIFTLYFVFSGCNLVSAQAIDFTQLREQYLKPQAQWPKPNLDADITHAEITLLPEVTFPKNNPFSAAKMRLGEQLFNDPKLSRSGQVACASCHDRDLGWADGRKLSFGHDRLNGKRNAPSIENAAFWQSLFWDGRAQTLEQQSLMPVEDPVEMNFTIAELEARINQDQAYQKKFNQVFGQSEITATRIAQALATYQRTIVSRNSAFDYFVKAGETQDKKLKQQLQQKLSDQALWGLHLFRTKARCINCHSGALFSDNKFHNLGLTYYKRKREDLGRYNVTKNPDDIGKFKTPSLRNVMNSKPWMHNGVFPSIAGVLNIYNAGGFVFNKDPNDPLSPQTSKILLPLSLTSKEKKALEAFLHSITSAPAAGPHKTFIVQELNEV is encoded by the coding sequence ATGCGCCTACTATTTATTTTTACCTTATATTTTGTTTTCTCTGGCTGCAATTTAGTCAGCGCACAAGCTATCGATTTTACTCAGTTACGTGAGCAATATTTAAAGCCGCAAGCTCAGTGGCCTAAACCCAATTTAGATGCAGATATTACCCATGCTGAAATTACACTTTTACCAGAGGTAACATTTCCTAAAAACAATCCATTTAGTGCCGCAAAAATGCGTTTAGGCGAGCAGTTGTTTAACGACCCTAAACTATCTCGCTCTGGGCAAGTGGCTTGTGCGAGTTGTCACGATCGAGATTTAGGCTGGGCAGATGGCCGCAAACTTTCTTTTGGACATGATAGGTTAAATGGTAAGCGTAACGCACCAAGTATAGAAAATGCAGCATTTTGGCAGTCTTTATTTTGGGATGGACGCGCGCAAACTTTAGAGCAGCAGTCGTTAATGCCCGTTGAAGATCCCGTTGAAATGAACTTTACTATTGCAGAGCTAGAAGCGCGGATCAATCAAGATCAAGCTTATCAAAAAAAGTTTAACCAGGTATTTGGGCAAAGCGAAATAACCGCTACACGCATTGCCCAAGCTCTTGCTACCTACCAACGCACTATAGTGTCGCGCAATTCGGCCTTTGATTACTTTGTAAAGGCTGGTGAAACTCAAGATAAAAAATTAAAGCAACAGCTACAACAAAAACTCAGTGATCAAGCGTTGTGGGGGCTGCACTTATTTAGAACTAAAGCACGGTGTATTAATTGCCATTCTGGAGCGCTTTTTTCAGACAATAAATTTCATAATTTGGGGTTAACTTACTATAAACGAAAGCGTGAAGATCTTGGTCGTTATAATGTGACCAAAAACCCTGACGATATAGGCAAATTTAAAACTCCCAGCTTAAGAAATGTGATGAATAGTAAGCCGTGGATGCATAATGGTGTGTTTCCTTCTATTGCGGGTGTTTTAAATATTTATAATGCTGGTGGCTTTGTTTTTAATAAAGATCCTAACGATCCTTTGTCACCACAAACATCTAAAATACTGCTGCCTTTATCGTTAACGAGCAAAGAAAAAAAAGCTCTTGAGGCATTTTTACACTCTATTACTAGCGCTCCGGCTGCGGGTCCGCACAAAACGTTTATAGTACAAGAGCTAAATGAGGTATAA
- a CDS encoding Ig-like domain-containing protein, whose translation MSLKRLALVIIFAALALTGCGSGSGANSAPIFSQASYQIQLNEDSVASLIVAATDAENDLLTFYLANAAANGAVAVNANSGHISYTPKANFNGEDSFQVAVSDGGNLTTSRVLVVVTAINDAPVIHTDKVIVSGGEIKRGKVNVSDVDNDPLSYSISRPAEHGTLLINASNGEISYQATRLENQEDSFELTVADGNGAVVSKNLIITTNLSTNADRAYYYYASDESHLKQAELLASELQNDINLSAINASLAVGYAQAGLNSEVTRLTSVDKIARNNIRAIALLEVATLYSKQGNNEQGNELRLTAKNLYAEYVAAKGISAFNSEDQRFYNDLALSYLQAGESELASVSFNILDILFSSALGEEQTTQALLLFFGYRDRVEDVVNNWRQSRNQADYDYALSMADRLYRYANMIGYSYVKNNKNGNQGKPYFSSRQAALSNVMANYLALNATQKAKSVLADIFALYGVVNIDADYPRTANQYANVTSMEYPYGLINTAAYFVQLYPALDVESKFLSAFEKDSSHYQLAKNKAADAQLLAHVRNSADIDSSLQLILATRDANNLRPLFTQLVAFNASKLGASGIYIELGNYDAAAKFIATGIELLSSEAYLAQNIKNHVFVTGATGCQLALEQLLTIINITHDEKYQTQAANTLQTCREIALTKYSQVDGINVFKEDVVDANIDLIPYHQALGQTAEAAPLVNKVQQYIATYTEQALIQKITDIGKLGSALGLNGQFALANQYYAQYIQLVIQGEEKVALAERFALSEKFFDGSSKSKINFKQYLNQLLYVAGTKAEYASLITAAKSMWAELIDWNLARLENASLQLQVRYLPVFADQYAQLTMFKSAYKLTEKEVLGVVEKDAIATNVIGRLSRFDAFIGSEVASVDTDNDGKANFFTAHASAQMIANSGIELDLDSDNDGVNDDSDAFPLNPNRH comes from the coding sequence ATGTCTCTTAAACGTTTAGCTTTAGTAATAATCTTTGCAGCATTAGCACTCACTGGTTGCGGCTCTGGTAGTGGAGCTAACTCAGCGCCTATTTTTTCACAAGCCAGTTACCAAATCCAACTAAACGAAGACAGTGTTGCAAGCTTAATAGTTGCCGCAACCGATGCAGAAAACGACCTTCTGACATTTTATTTAGCAAATGCTGCGGCTAACGGCGCAGTTGCTGTTAATGCTAATAGTGGTCATATTAGCTATACCCCCAAAGCCAATTTTAATGGCGAAGATAGCTTTCAGGTTGCAGTATCTGATGGTGGAAACCTAACTACTAGTCGTGTGCTGGTAGTTGTTACAGCAATTAATGATGCACCAGTTATTCATACCGATAAAGTGATTGTGAGCGGTGGTGAAATTAAGCGCGGCAAAGTTAATGTATCCGATGTAGATAACGACCCCCTCAGCTATAGTATTTCACGCCCAGCAGAGCATGGCACTTTGCTAATTAATGCTAGCAATGGCGAAATTAGTTACCAAGCTACACGCCTAGAAAATCAAGAGGATAGTTTTGAGCTAACGGTTGCAGATGGCAATGGCGCTGTGGTGAGTAAAAACTTAATTATAACCACTAATTTGTCGACTAATGCTGATCGCGCTTATTACTACTATGCCAGTGATGAATCGCATTTAAAGCAGGCGGAGTTACTTGCAAGCGAGTTACAAAATGATATTAATCTAAGCGCAATAAATGCATCGCTTGCAGTAGGTTATGCACAAGCTGGATTAAATAGTGAAGTTACACGTTTAACCTCGGTTGATAAAATAGCGCGTAATAATATACGCGCTATTGCCTTGTTAGAGGTAGCTACCTTATATAGTAAGCAAGGCAATAACGAGCAGGGTAATGAACTGCGTTTAACAGCAAAAAACCTTTATGCAGAGTACGTTGCAGCCAAAGGAATTAGTGCCTTTAATAGTGAGGATCAGCGTTTTTATAATGATTTAGCTTTGTCTTACTTACAAGCGGGTGAGTCTGAGTTGGCAAGTGTTAGTTTTAATATTCTCGATATTTTATTTAGCTCAGCGCTTGGAGAGGAGCAAACAACGCAAGCCTTGTTACTTTTTTTTGGTTATCGCGACCGAGTAGAAGATGTGGTTAATAATTGGCGTCAATCTCGAAACCAAGCCGACTACGATTATGCACTTAGTATGGCCGATAGGTTGTATCGTTATGCCAATATGATTGGCTACAGTTATGTAAAAAATAATAAAAATGGCAATCAAGGAAAACCCTATTTTAGCTCACGCCAAGCAGCGCTGAGTAATGTTATGGCAAACTACCTGGCGTTAAATGCAACACAAAAAGCCAAGTCAGTACTGGCCGATATATTTGCTTTATATGGGGTTGTTAATATAGACGCAGATTATCCGCGTACAGCTAATCAATATGCAAACGTAACCAGCATGGAATACCCGTATGGCTTAATTAACACCGCAGCATACTTTGTGCAGCTTTATCCGGCACTTGATGTTGAAAGCAAGTTTTTAAGCGCCTTTGAAAAAGACAGTAGTCATTACCAGTTAGCTAAAAATAAGGCAGCAGATGCACAACTGCTAGCACACGTACGTAATTCGGCCGATATAGATAGTAGCTTACAATTAATTTTAGCAACACGTGATGCTAATAATTTACGCCCACTGTTTACTCAGCTAGTTGCATTTAATGCGAGTAAACTAGGTGCCTCGGGAATTTATATTGAGTTAGGGAATTATGACGCGGCAGCTAAGTTTATTGCCACAGGCATTGAGTTACTTAGCTCTGAAGCATATTTAGCACAGAATATTAAAAACCACGTATTTGTTACTGGTGCTACAGGGTGTCAGCTTGCGTTAGAGCAACTACTCACCATTATAAATATTACACATGACGAAAAGTACCAAACTCAAGCGGCCAACACACTACAAACATGCCGCGAAATAGCATTAACAAAATACAGCCAAGTAGATGGTATTAACGTATTTAAAGAGGATGTTGTTGATGCCAATATCGATCTTATTCCTTATCACCAAGCTTTAGGTCAAACCGCCGAAGCCGCGCCATTAGTTAATAAAGTGCAGCAGTATATTGCAACTTACACTGAGCAAGCGCTAATACAAAAAATTACGGATATTGGTAAGTTGGGCAGTGCGCTTGGCTTAAATGGTCAGTTTGCTTTAGCAAACCAGTATTATGCGCAATATATACAGCTGGTAATACAGGGTGAAGAAAAGGTCGCTCTCGCTGAGCGTTTTGCTCTTAGTGAGAAATTTTTTGATGGCTCTAGCAAATCAAAAATTAACTTTAAGCAGTACTTAAATCAGCTGTTGTATGTAGCGGGCACAAAAGCAGAATATGCCTCATTAATTACTGCAGCTAAAAGTATGTGGGCAGAGCTTATTGATTGGAATTTGGCGCGCTTAGAAAATGCTTCATTGCAGTTACAAGTGCGTTATTTGCCTGTATTTGCAGATCAATACGCCCAGCTTACTATGTTTAAAAGTGCTTATAAATTAACAGAAAAAGAAGTTTTAGGTGTAGTAGAAAAAGACGCTATAGCAACAAATGTTATAGGCCGTTTGAGCCGTTTTGACGCCTTTATAGGCTCAGAGGTTGCCAGTGTTGACACTGATAACGATGGCAAGGCGAACTTTTTTACCGCCCATGCAAGCGCACAAATGATTGCTAATTCAGGGATAGAATTAGACTTAGATAGCGACAACGACGGTGTCAACGATGACAGTGATGCGTTTCCATTAAATCCGAATCGACATTAA
- a CDS encoding TonB-dependent receptor plug domain-containing protein has protein sequence MQYLTFIALACTSLTHVAAAAQSTVLDEASAAEKTPAKVIATSHYQQCKKNTDTCSENIEIIEVTGQRPNPISVSSQGVYTLDRKMLRDYRFGNGNLNDVLGVLPGVQYGETAYAADQVSNIKPSEVSLAGAQGNATGYLIDGLSNNSNLNNDSANFDKNLAQDVSGHTQAVFLNLDLIDHLEVYDSNIPAKYGNFTGGLVKAETRKAGDKLQFGINYRQTSDDWVEYHKLYAPDFSGDNELNSAIFNKRDLSTYIATPLTDKLGFIGQFQYTQSQESLQQLGQTRLQQQTNYNGLVKLDYAATANDDFSFSFLFAPYKGDYFDVNAKNSDYNIEGGGNNASLTWQADRSWAYIKTQLGYSDSRNSKNTSSIRYAWLNIPGTDWGNIDGSITSLEGGFGDIEKRQQTVSLKQDFELASKTWLGAYSNLSFGYELAQQNSVFDRLEDAIVYNGAIVSPQIDCAGYTLDCIETRLYQSVADIEAKLGHALDLSNPDDFLIYQNNFATTGQYFQYRQITPKSTASVKLNQLSAYVENEFEWQNYSLNLGVRYDYNDFLKNHNFAPRLRGSVSVFNDQGKIVLGANRYYADDSISYKLNQAMQPSYTEVRAIYQQQPQQWQA, from the coding sequence ATGCAATATTTAACATTTATAGCGCTAGCTTGTACTTCGCTCACGCATGTTGCAGCTGCAGCGCAAAGCACAGTGCTAGATGAAGCAAGTGCAGCAGAGAAAACACCGGCTAAAGTAATTGCTACAAGTCACTATCAACAATGTAAAAAAAATACTGATACTTGCAGCGAAAATATCGAAATTATAGAGGTAACAGGGCAGCGACCAAACCCTATTTCGGTAAGTAGCCAAGGGGTGTATACCCTTGACAGAAAAATGCTGCGAGACTATCGCTTTGGTAATGGTAACTTAAACGATGTTTTAGGGGTTTTACCTGGTGTGCAGTATGGTGAAACTGCTTATGCTGCGGATCAGGTTAGTAATATTAAGCCATCGGAAGTGTCGCTTGCAGGTGCACAAGGTAATGCTACAGGGTATTTAATTGATGGATTATCTAATAACTCAAACCTTAATAATGACAGCGCCAATTTTGACAAAAACTTAGCGCAAGATGTAAGTGGTCACACTCAAGCTGTTTTTTTAAATTTAGATTTAATTGACCATTTAGAAGTATACGACAGTAACATACCGGCAAAATACGGTAATTTTACTGGTGGACTAGTTAAAGCCGAAACCCGAAAAGCGGGCGATAAACTGCAATTTGGCATTAATTATCGGCAAACGAGTGACGATTGGGTTGAGTATCATAAGCTTTATGCCCCCGACTTTAGTGGCGATAACGAACTTAACAGTGCTATTTTTAATAAGCGTGATTTAAGTACCTACATTGCTACCCCACTAACCGATAAGCTGGGGTTTATTGGCCAATTTCAATATACGCAATCACAAGAGAGCCTACAGCAATTAGGGCAAACACGACTACAGCAGCAAACCAATTATAACGGTTTAGTAAAACTAGATTATGCAGCAACCGCTAACGATGACTTTTCATTTAGCTTTTTATTTGCTCCTTATAAAGGTGATTACTTTGATGTAAATGCTAAAAACAGTGATTACAACATTGAAGGGGGAGGCAATAACGCATCACTTACTTGGCAAGCAGATAGGAGTTGGGCTTATATTAAAACCCAGCTTGGTTATAGCGATAGTCGCAACAGTAAAAACACCAGTTCGATACGTTATGCTTGGCTAAATATACCGGGTACAGATTGGGGTAATATTGATGGCTCTATTACCAGTTTAGAAGGCGGCTTTGGCGATATAGAAAAGCGACAACAAACGGTCAGTTTAAAACAAGATTTCGAGCTTGCCAGTAAGACATGGCTGGGCGCTTATAGTAATTTATCGTTTGGTTATGAGTTAGCTCAGCAAAACTCAGTATTTGACCGCCTAGAAGATGCAATTGTATATAATGGCGCTATTGTGTCGCCGCAAATAGATTGTGCAGGTTATACACTTGACTGTATTGAAACGCGTTTATATCAATCAGTGGCAGATATAGAAGCAAAACTTGGACACGCACTTGATTTATCAAATCCCGATGACTTTTTAATTTATCAAAATAACTTCGCTACAACAGGGCAGTATTTTCAATATCGCCAAATTACACCTAAATCAACAGCTAGTGTAAAGCTTAATCAATTGTCGGCTTATGTAGAAAATGAATTTGAATGGCAAAATTACAGTTTAAATTTAGGAGTGCGTTACGATTATAACGATTTTCTTAAAAACCATAATTTTGCCCCACGACTACGTGGCAGCGTATCGGTATTTAATGATCAAGGTAAAATAGTGCTCGGTGCTAATCGGTATTATGCAGACGACTCAATTAGTTATAAGCTAAACCAAGCCATGCAGCCTAGCTATACCGAAGTGCGGGCTATTTATCAGCAACAGCCACAGCAATGGCAAGCGTAG
- the ssb gene encoding single-stranded DNA-binding protein, with the protein MARGVNKVILVGNLGQDPEVRYMPNGNGVANITLATSDSYKDKNTGQMVDKTEWHRVVFFGKLAEIVGEYCRKGSQIYVEGKLQTRKWTDPQGQEKYTTEIVVDGFTGQMQMLGSRGGDQQGGQQSGGYQGNQSQGGQQSGGYQNNQSQGGQQSGGYQSNQGQNNQQQGGYTPQQQSAPAAQPQSAPAPQQNNQYQQPQGGFAPQQSSAPQQQGGFAPKPQNAPQGGASNPMEPTIDFDDDIPF; encoded by the coding sequence ATGGCACGCGGTGTGAACAAAGTAATTTTGGTTGGTAATTTAGGACAAGATCCTGAAGTACGTTATATGCCTAATGGCAACGGTGTAGCAAATATCACCTTAGCAACTTCAGATAGCTACAAAGACAAAAACACTGGCCAAATGGTTGATAAAACTGAGTGGCACCGTGTGGTATTTTTTGGCAAGTTAGCAGAAATTGTTGGTGAATATTGCCGTAAAGGTTCACAAATTTATGTTGAAGGTAAACTTCAAACACGTAAATGGACTGACCCACAAGGCCAAGAAAAATACACGACTGAAATTGTAGTTGACGGTTTTACCGGCCAAATGCAAATGTTAGGGAGCCGTGGTGGCGACCAGCAAGGTGGGCAACAAAGTGGTGGTTACCAAGGTAATCAATCACAAGGCGGACAGCAAAGTGGTGGTTATCAAAATAACCAATCACAAGGCGGCCAACAAAGTGGTGGTTACCAAAGCAACCAGGGGCAAAATAACCAACAGCAAGGCGGTTATACTCCACAACAGCAGTCTGCACCAGCAGCACAGCCACAGTCGGCTCCTGCACCACAACAAAATAACCAATATCAGCAGCCACAAGGTGGTTTTGCACCACAGCAAAGCAGTGCACCACAACAGCAAGGTGGCTTTGCTCCTAAACCGCAAAATGCTCCACAAGGCGGCGCGTCTAACCCAATGGAACCAACCATTGATTTTGACGACGACATACCTTTTTGA